Proteins from a genomic interval of Ficedula albicollis isolate OC2 chromosome 9, FicAlb1.5, whole genome shotgun sequence:
- the A4GNT gene encoding alpha-1,4-N-acetylglucosaminyltransferase: MLQTVWVSSPRSWALQESRSHRRGKKRCWKCRLVRTIIRHPCRRHTPKRSRRERMLRKIQICLCFCFVSGILYEISLLSSCVFSYLPMAQHYLTPEQVLNLGKSIIFLETTERLEPPPLVSCSVESAARIYQDRPIILFLRGLTNETALDMNTSYAAFSLLSSMKNVFIFPLQMETVFQETPLLQWYNQVVPEQEKNWVHVSSDASRLALIWKYGGIYMDTDVISIRPIPQESFLAAQKSRFSSNGIFGFPARHKFIWDCMENFVLKYNGNIWGNQGPFLMTRMLKTLCNLTDFQGTEDHSCQNISFLNPQRFYPIPYPAWSRYYQVWDKSPSFNHSYALHLWNFMNRNRKVVVAGSNTLAEKLYKTYCPSTYEDLIQNAKHRDLPGPEDVE; the protein is encoded by the exons ATGCTCCAGACGGTTTGGGTGTCCTCACCAaggagctgggctttgcaggAGTCCAGGAGCCACCGCCGGGGCAAGAAAAGGTGCTGGAAATGTAGACTTGTCAGGACTATAATCCGG CATCCATGTCGGAGGCACACCCCCAAACGCTCCAGGAGAGAAAGAATGTTGAGGAAAATCCAGATATGcctctgtttctgctttgtctCGGGCATTTTGTACGAGATCTCCCTCTTGTCCAGCTGTGTCTTCTCCTACTTGCCCATGGCCCAGCACTACCTGACACCTGAGCAGGTGCTGAACCTTGGCAAGAGCATCATTTTCCTGGAGACGACGGAGCGCCTGGAGCCGCCCCCGCTGGTGTCGTGCTCCGTGGAATCCGCTGCCCGCATTTACCAGGACAGACCCATCATCCTCTTCCTGAGGGGACTCACCAACGAGACAGCCTTGGACATGAACACCAGCTATGCAGCCTTCTCCCTCCTGTCTTCCATGAAGAATGTCttcattttccctctccagaTGGAAACAGTCTTCCAGGAGACCCCTCTGCTCCAGTGGTACAACCAG GTGGTCCCGGAGCAGGAGAAGAACTGGGTGCACGTCAGCTCGGACGCCAGCAGACTGGCGCTCATCTGGAAGTACGGGGGCATCTACATGGACACGGATGTCATCTCCATCCGGCCCATCCCCCAGGAGAGCTTCCTGGCGGCGCAGAAGTCGCGCTTCTCCAGCAACGGCATCTTCGGCTTCCCTGCCCGCCACAAGTTCATCTGGGACTGCATGGAGAACTTCGTTCTCAAGTACAACGGCAACATCTGGGGCAACCAGGGCCCCTTCCTGATGACGAGGATGCTCAAAACGCTCTGCAACCTCACGGATTTCCAAGGCACTGAGGACCACAGCTGCCAGAACATCTCCTTCCTCAACCCTCAGCGTTTCTACCCCATCCCATACCCAGCCTGGAGCCGGTACTACCAGGTGTGGGATAAAAGCCCCAGTTTCAACCATTCCTACGCTCTGCACCTGTGGAACTTCATGAACCGCAACCGCAAGGTCGTGGTGGCCGGCAGCAACACCCTGGCTGAGAAACTCTACAAAACCTACTGCCCCAGCACCTACGAGGACCTGATCCAGAATGCCAAGCACAGGGATCTCCCAGGCCCTGAGGATGTTGAGTGA